Proteins from one Rosa chinensis cultivar Old Blush chromosome 7, RchiOBHm-V2, whole genome shotgun sequence genomic window:
- the LOC112178097 gene encoding NAC domain-containing protein 71-like, with protein MALIDQFMTLDQLDVGVVKTFHPTEAELVGFFLYNKISMASNPGNHIQTFPEICIYGETGLPPWEIWRVYQQFKFPHQDFLYFFSWAKKVSPNKSRNSRTVGSDGGTWSETEAGRPVYISGSEEAFGKVRKFRYEKNKDKTFVHHAAWLMEEYTINQAPDLALCRLKVNDKGGGRKKRKKSSDETNEDQNVRSKKCLKNRKVEPRRDQTSFLDPEEQQEGSASFATTTSQLILSPYHHEDDQAVQVVPDNNYDYDELQQILFSDDDCMDENLMFSPTILFDDAQLMASVDQSIASEQQQQQDSDYSLAPQQQLEPDNRCQEEDQIQQQDQPSSSHSHEQQQLIGDDGLMIYGQHDYNIPLDNEFLWSDEFNGLLTHEDQLGAVPWRDSDDPFQYSDIL; from the coding sequence ATGGCTCTCATAGATCAATTCATGACTCTGGATCAACTTGATGTGGGTGTGGTGAAGACGTTTCACCCTACTGAAGCTGAGTTGGTGGGTTTCTTTCTATACAACAAGATTTCCATGGCCTCAAACCCAGGCAATCATATTCAGACCTTCCCTGAAATTTGTATATACGGCGAGACAGGCTTACCACCTTGGGAGATATGGAGGGTATATCAGCAATTCAAGTTTCCCCACCAAGATTTTCTCTACTTCTTCTCCTGGGCCAAGAAAGTGAGCCCCAACAAATCTCGCAACTCTCGCACGGTTGGCTCTGATGGAGGAACATGGAGCGAGACGGAAGCCGGTAGGCCTGTGTATATCAGTGGAAGTGAAGAGGCGTTTGGGAAAGTCAGGAAGTTTCGGTATGAAAAGAACAAGGACAAAACGTTTGTGCATCACGCTGCTTGGTTGATGGAGGAGTACACCATCAACCAAGCACCAGATCTGGCTTTGTGCCGACTCAAAGTCAATGataaaggaggaggaagaaaaaagaggaagaagagttcTGATGAGACTAATGAGGATCAGAATGTGAGAAGCAAAAAGTGTTTGAAAAACCGAAAAGTTGAACCGAGAAGAGATCAAACTAGTTTCTTGGATCCTGAGGAGCAACAAGAAGGCAGTGCTTCCTTTGCTACTACTACTTCACAGCTAATTCTCTCTCCCTATCatcatgaagatgatcaagCGGTTCAGGTGGTTCCGGACAACAATTACGATTATGACGAGCTGCAGCAGATCCTCTTTAGTGATGATGATTGTATGGATGAGAATCTAATGTTCTCTCCCACTATCTTGTTTGATGATGCTCAGCTTATGGCTTCTGTTGATCAATCAATAGCTAgtgagcaacaacaacaacaagattcGGATTATTCACTTGCGCCGCAACAGCAATTGGAACCTGACAATAGGTGTCAAGAGGAGGACCAAATACAACAACAAGATCAGCCCTCTTCCTCTCATTCTCACGAGCAGCAGCAGCTCATCGGTGATGACGGTCTGATGATTTATGGCCAACATGACTATAATATTCCACTCGATAACGAATTCTTATGGTCAGATGAATTTAATGGACTCTTGACTCATGAAGATCAGCTGGGAGCTGTGCCATGGCGGGATAGTGATGATCCGTTTCAGTATTCTGACATCTTGTAG